In Methanofastidiosum sp., the sequence CAGGCGTAAGATCATAGTTTACTTCTTTTGCTGCAATTCTGATGCCTTCTCTATCACTCTCTGCAATCTCTTCAGGTGATGGCTCTCCCTGAACTACTACATTATCAATGTCTTCATCTTCCATTGCCTCACCAATGAAGCCTATTACCAAAAAGTTTATTAATCTTTCTATTTTGACCTTTGTGCTGCCCTCGTAGTTTAGCTGGATAAAATATTGGCCTGCGGAGCCGAAGCCCTGGGTTCGAATCCCGGCGAGGGCGCTATAATTATTAAATTTCTACTTCCACTCCAATACTTTTTTTCTTTGATTCGTTATATGCGAGCTCAGCAGTTATTATGTCTTCCAATGAAAATCCTACTGATTTGAAAAGAGTAATATCAGAGTTATTTCTTGATATTCTTTTTAGAATAACATCTGAAATCTCAGTAATATCTTCTTTATTGATTAATCCATTTTGCAATGGGATTACAATATCTCCAGGCTCAGAGATTGCACCCTCGATAGTGTCTACAAGTATTTTTGCCTTTAGCATAAGACTTTCTGGAATCTCTTGCATTGTTTTTTTATAAGCGCCAATTGCATTGATATGAGTTCCATCAATGACAGAACGAGAATTAAAAACAGGCGTTGTAGAACTTGTTGCGGTGATAACAATGTCTGAGTTAGATACAACTTCATTTCCATCTTTGCAAATAACGATATTAGGAGTATAGTCAGAATGTAATCTTTGCCCAAAGGAATTAAGAGAGTATTCTAATTTATCGAAAGCATATATTCTCTCAATTTCAAAATGTGAAAGATGAGCGTCACAAGTAAATGCCCCTATGTTTCCAGTTCCTATGACTCCTAAAGTTTTTGGATTATTCTTTGCAAGATACTTTGATGCCAATAATGAAGTAACTGCAGTTCTAATGTATGTCAGATAAGTTCCATTCATGATGCAAAGGGGAGCTCCATCTTTAAGGGATACCAACATATAAACTGCTCTGGAATAAGGCAGCCTATTTGAAGGATTATTTTCGCATAAAGATATTATTTTTACACCTGATTTGTCCATAAAAGAAGATGGCATGAATAGTACCGTTGTTTTATTTTCACTAGATTCTATTGAGGTTCTAAGTGGAAATTCTCCTTTTCTTTTGTAGGCTACAAATCCTGATTCTAGAGCTTTTAGCACATTTTTATAATTAAGGACTGACCTAAGATCATTTTCAGAAAGTATTAACATGGTGATTATTTAAAAAATATACTATAAATATCTATCCAAACATTTTTTAAGAAATTGAATTATTTATCCTTATGGAGAACTCTTTCTTTCCATATGAAAAATATAGAACAAATCAAGAAGAGTTTATCCAATTTGTTCAAACAAGTCTAATTCAGAAAAAGAATCCAATTGTTGAAGCTGCAACAGGTTTTGGTAAGACTATATCTGTTTTATCTGCGGCGTTACCTATAGCAGAAAAGTTTGGCAAAAAAATAGTCTATTGTTGCAGGACCCATAAGCAGATGGATAGAGTCATGGAAGAGTTAATGGAAATTGGAAAGAAGACTGAGGTATCAGGAATTTCAATTAAAGGTAGAAACACTATGTGTCTTCACCCAACTATCATAAATAATGAGTTGGATACAGCGATGGCACTTCATGTTTGTAGATTATTGAGAAGAGAGAATAAATGTGAATTCTATGAAAATATGAAGGAGATGGAAGAAAGGGCTTATGAAATCGAGGTAAGCCTTTCACAAAAACCTTCTTTGTCTCAAGACGTAGTTGACCTTTGCATTGAAGAGAGTATGTGTCCATATGAAGTAGTAAAAGGGATCTTACAAAACGTTGAAGTGATTTCCTGTAGTTATATGTACATTTTTCACCCAGAAATAAGAGATAATTTTCTAGAGGGTATAGGCGCTACACTCGAAGACATTATATTAATTCTTGATGAAGCCCATAATCTTTCAGATCTTGCAATAAATCTTGGCTCAGATCAACTTTCAATTTATTCGATTACTACTGCAATAAATGAGTCAATAGAATTTGAAGAGCCTATAGTTTCTGAATTTTTGAATAAATTTTATGATGTGTTTTTAGAGTTAGAAAACGAATTTAAGTTGGAGTCAGAAGAGGAAGTTATAATATCCTATCAAGATCTTTTTACAAGATTGGAAGGAATAAGAGGCCCTTTTGTTTCCAAGAACTTTGAGAAAACTATATTTGACTTAATTGTTTATATGAAGACTGTTGGGGAAAAAGTTCAAAAGGCTCGCCTTAAGAGGAATAAGATGCCAAGATCACACATTTACAAGATCGCATCATTTCTTGAAAACTGGTTTAATGCAAGGGGCAATGAAAGTTACTGTTATATCTTTGAAAAAAATAAAACAAGAAAAGATGAAGAAACTTTAAAGCTTGGAATATTATCTCTTGACCCAAGACCAATAACTACTCAAGTTTTAGACTATTCTTTTGGTACTGTTCATATGTCTGGAACTCTTGAGCCTCTTGATGCTTATTCTGATATCATAGGGGTAAAAAATCCTGCTTTCAAAGTATTTGCTTCTCCATTTTCAGCTTCAAATATTAAGGGCATTGTAACTAAGGGCGTAACTACAAAGGGTACACACAGGAATGAAGATATGTACAAAAAAATAACATTGAAAGCTGTAGATATTATTCATTCCGTTCCTGCAAATGTAGGTATATTCTGCTCCTCCTATGAAGTTGTAGATGGGTTACTTAATTCTGGAATAGCTTTAATGTCTGATAAGCCAATATTTATAGAAAGGAGAAACATGGATTCTAGAGAAAACGATATGCTAGTTTCAGACTTTAAAAATCATTCTGGAAAAGAGGGTGCAGTTTTATTAGGCGTTATGGGGGGCAGAAACGCTGAAGG encodes:
- a CDS encoding ornithine cyclodeaminase family protein, which encodes MLILSENDLRSVLNYKNVLKALESGFVAYKRKGEFPLRTSIESSENKTTVLFMPSSFMDKSGVKIISLCENNPSNRLPYSRAVYMLVSLKDGAPLCIMNGTYLTYIRTAVTSLLASKYLAKNNPKTLGVIGTGNIGAFTCDAHLSHFEIERIYAFDKLEYSLNSFGQRLHSDYTPNIVICKDGNEVVSNSDIVITATSSTTPVFNSRSVIDGTHINAIGAYKKTMQEIPESLMLKAKILVDTIEGAISEPGDIVIPLQNGLINKEDITEISDVILKRISRNNSDITLFKSVGFSLEDIITAELAYNESKKKSIGVEVEI
- a CDS encoding DEAD/DEAH box helicase family protein, with the translated sequence MENSFFPYEKYRTNQEEFIQFVQTSLIQKKNPIVEAATGFGKTISVLSAALPIAEKFGKKIVYCCRTHKQMDRVMEELMEIGKKTEVSGISIKGRNTMCLHPTIINNELDTAMALHVCRLLRRENKCEFYENMKEMEERAYEIEVSLSQKPSLSQDVVDLCIEESMCPYEVVKGILQNVEVISCSYMYIFHPEIRDNFLEGIGATLEDIILILDEAHNLSDLAINLGSDQLSIYSITTAINESIEFEEPIVSEFLNKFYDVFLELENEFKLESEEEVIISYQDLFTRLEGIRGPFVSKNFEKTIFDLIVYMKTVGEKVQKARLKRNKMPRSHIYKIASFLENWFNARGNESYCYIFEKNKTRKDEETLKLGILSLDPRPITTQVLDYSFGTVHMSGTLEPLDAYSDIIGVKNPAFKVFASPFSASNIKGIVTKGVTTKGTHRNEDMYKKITLKAVDIIHSVPANVGIFCSSYEVVDGLLNSGIALMSDKPIFIERRNMDSRENDMLVSDFKNHSGKEGAVLLGVMGGRNAEGGDYPGNEMNTVIIVGVPYARPTPRIESQIEYYQKVFYGKGKYYGYYLPAHRKLSQAAGRAHRLLSDKALIVFLDERVANKFVSKDIPKWIRDSLEYIPDSEEILKDKAKFFFENKIDRFKN